The genome window tattttgaaataaaataagtttaaggtttGTAATGATATTTTTCTTTATGATTTTAGTTTCAATAAAGTATAATAACCCTGTCAGGACAAACAAATGAGAAGCATGAGGTGTCTCAGTTTGCTCTCCATTTAAACTCATTGTCATGTAAGAGAAACAATTGAGCTCTTTCTCATGTGATTTTTCATCCCATGGGATCCTCCCTTCCTCAGAACCTGGACTCGTTTCATCTTAAACTGAGAAGATGAGTGAAAGCCCTCTGATGGAGTACGAGCTGCCATCTCTGGCTCCCGTCTCGGGCCCCGGGGCCACGGCGGGGCTCCTGCTGGCTCCGGACACCGAGCAGATCACAGCGCTTTGTTTCGTGGGACTCCTGCTGCTGTTTTTGGTGTTTCTGCTGGTGCGCTGCTTCCGGATTCTTCTGGACCCCTACAGCAGCATGCCGTCCTCATCGTGGACTGATCATAAAGACGGTCTGGAGAGGGGACAGTTCGATTATGCGCTGGTCTGACAGAACAATTACAAAACCGTATGTTCGACTGAGAGCTGGAAGAAGTACAACAATCTAACAAAACTGGTCAAAAACATATTTAACCTCCAACAAAAAGgtgaattattttattataataataaaattactagaatgcacaaaataatgttttaattcaattattaaatatatatctgACAGTTTTGACCTAATTTATGctaacaattttttttagtaatttccTTTATTTTGCttacttttttttgcattgtttttctttcagttttagtATCCATTAAGTCAAATAAAATGTTGTCTTTGGCAACTAGCTTAAATACAATAAGCttaattttcaatattttattttatttcagttaaaatttaattttaaataatgacaattttataatgaatagatatataatatctattattttattcatatttactattatatttattattttattgtattaaatatttaacttaagaaatattaaatacatttaataaaatattttatttattcatttttattttaatatatttttcaatattttcatAACATTTCTGCCCCAGAATGTTCATTACTGGAGtgcacaaaataatgttttaattgaGTTATCAAACAGTTATGACTTAAtgtatgcaaaaaaatatatatatattttaataatttgtttaaatttGCTTAATGAACTACTGAAAATAGGGctcaatgtcttttttttttgccatttttttctttgcattttttgcatttttttttttctttcagttttagttttaatacattaagttaaataaaatgccttggcaactagcttaaataaaataagttaaatgtttttttttattatttcagttacattttatttcattttaaataatgacaatttccaaataatggttttaaaataaatataatatctaTTATTATATTGGTATTAAGATCTactattatatgtattattttatttagtattttattaaatgtatttaaaaaatgttaaattatttaataaaaatattttacttattattttttaattttaatataatacttttcactattttcataaaatgtttgccCCAAAATGTTCATTACTGGAATGTACAAATGttttacaaataaattgttaaatatatATCTGACAGTTTTGACCTAAtgtatgcaaaaataaataaaaatattttagtaattttctttttgcattttttttttctttcatttttagttttggcGACTAGCTTAAATAAAATacgtttaattttttattttatttcagttaaattttgtttcattttaaataatgacaattttaaaataatggttttaatatagatatatatattatataataaatattaaataaaatactagatataatattaatattaatatctactattatatattattttacttaatatttagttaaatgtgtttaataaatattaaattaatttaatacaaatattttattttttaattttaatataatattatgcacaaaataatgtttgtttttagTATTTGGCTTTATTTTGCTTAATGGACTACTGAAAATATggttcaatttttatttttattttttgccaatatgcaattttttaatttgtttttgagaTGAAAATATGACCTAGACTTCTGGCTGAGATTTAACCACAAAACTGCTGGTACTTCAGTCAATTATGAGAGTCATGCATAATTAATGTTGCGACAGATTTTTACAaacttttttattgtgattgCATTTCTAATGATCTTTACTGTGCATGTGAACTGGTGAgtggtatttattaatattattattatgaaatgttttgcatTATGCTGTTATGCGTTGTCC of Garra rufa chromosome 10, GarRuf1.0, whole genome shotgun sequence contains these proteins:
- the LOC141344954 gene encoding cortexin-1 codes for the protein MSESPLMEYELPSLAPVSGPGATAGLLLAPDTEQITALCFVGLLLLFLVFLLVRCFRILLDPYSSMPSSSWTDHKDGLERGQFDYALV